In one window of Eubalaena glacialis isolate mEubGla1 chromosome 13, mEubGla1.1.hap2.+ XY, whole genome shotgun sequence DNA:
- the NUPR2 gene encoding nuclear protein 2, translating into MDPAFPGVQGQAQPPPPEAWPLVGSEELYDCPDYYYLRDFPACGAGRSKGRTRRERELRTNWRAPGGHERRIAQKLLNGQRKCRQRQLQPRPRTRLA; encoded by the coding sequence ATGGACCCGGCCTTTCCCGGTGTCCAGGGTCAGGCCCAGCCGCCGCCACCCGAAGCGTGGCCGCTGGTTGGCTCCGAGGAGCTCTATGACTGTCCGGATTACTACTACCTGCGCGACTTCCCGGCCTGCGGGGCCGGACGCAGCAAGGGCCGGACGCGGCGCGAGCGGGAACTGCGCACGAACTGGCGGGCGCCCGGCGGCCACGAGCGCAGGATCGCGCAGAAGCTCCTCAACGGCCAGCGCAAGTGTCGCCAGCGCCAGCTGCAGCCCCGGCCGCGCACCCGTCTCGCCTGA